In Blastopirellula sediminis, the following proteins share a genomic window:
- the cmk gene encoding (d)CMP kinase, with amino-acid sequence MIVTIDGPAGAGKSSISRQVAERLGFEFLDTGAMYRAVAWAVLRQNRELTDESVVADVASKIDIDLSGGRVLVDGVDATDEIRSPDVTQATRYAASNVAVRMHLVELQQQFGREKDLVTEGRDQGTVVFPHAECKIFLTASPEERARRRVADLATRGVSAEYDDILAQQNRRDEEDSSRTVGPLRKADDAVELCTDGMTPEEVIQRLIDIVEERRVSL; translated from the coding sequence ATGATCGTCACTATTGATGGGCCTGCCGGCGCCGGCAAGAGCTCGATCTCGCGCCAAGTCGCCGAGCGGCTCGGCTTCGAGTTCCTCGATACCGGCGCGATGTACCGCGCGGTCGCGTGGGCCGTTCTCCGTCAGAATCGCGAGTTGACCGACGAGTCGGTTGTGGCCGACGTCGCCAGTAAAATCGACATCGACCTTTCCGGCGGACGTGTGTTGGTCGACGGCGTCGATGCGACCGATGAGATCCGTTCCCCCGATGTGACCCAAGCGACCCGCTACGCCGCGTCGAACGTCGCCGTCCGTATGCACCTGGTGGAACTTCAACAACAGTTCGGTCGTGAGAAAGACCTGGTGACCGAGGGACGGGACCAAGGGACGGTCGTCTTCCCGCATGCCGAGTGCAAAATCTTTCTGACCGCATCGCCGGAAGAACGCGCTCGTCGCCGCGTCGCCGATCTCGCGACGCGCGGCGTCTCCGCCGAGTACGACGACATTCTCGCGCAGCAGAATCGCCGCGATGAGGAAGACTCGAGCCGTACCGTCGGCCCCTTGCGCAAAGCGGACGACGCCGTTGAATTATGCACCGACGGCATGACGCCGGAAGAAGTGATCCAGCGTTTGATCGACATCGTGGAAGAGCGACGAGTCTCACTTTGA
- a CDS encoding lysophospholipid acyltransferase family protein: MSKEEAKHERSFAKRLWYDALRVISRLAGVCLFRIRVYGRENWPTEGGGLVCPNHQSFLDPLLVGLTCDRRLNFLARRTLFKFLPFRMLIESLDTIPIDRDGSGLAGLKETLKRLKRGELVLIFPEGTRTSDGELQPLKGGFIPMARRGGVPIIPVAIDGAFDAWPRSAKFPRRSVIHIRIAPPISTEMLNSLSDDELLAELDRRLAEAFAAIRETRALA, from the coding sequence ATGAGCAAAGAAGAAGCGAAGCACGAGCGTTCGTTCGCGAAACGGCTCTGGTATGACGCGCTGCGAGTGATTTCGAGACTCGCGGGGGTCTGCCTGTTTCGGATCCGCGTCTACGGTCGTGAAAACTGGCCGACCGAAGGGGGAGGGCTCGTCTGCCCGAACCATCAAAGCTTTCTTGATCCGCTGCTGGTCGGATTGACCTGCGATCGACGACTGAACTTCCTCGCTCGCCGCACGTTATTCAAGTTTCTGCCGTTTCGGATGTTGATTGAGTCGCTCGACACCATTCCCATCGACCGCGATGGCTCCGGCCTGGCAGGGCTGAAGGAAACGCTCAAACGCCTGAAGCGGGGGGAACTGGTTCTGATCTTTCCCGAAGGGACGCGCACCTCTGACGGCGAACTCCAGCCGCTAAAAGGGGGCTTCATTCCGATGGCGCGTCGCGGCGGCGTTCCGATCATCCCGGTCGCGATCGATGGGGCGTTCGACGCGTGGCCTCGATCGGCCAAATTCCCGCGCCGCAGCGTGATCCATATCCGCATCGCGCCGCCGATTTCGACTGAGATGCTCAACTCGCTCAGCGATGATGAACTTCTGGCGGAACTCGACCGGCGGTTAGCGGAAGCGTTTGCGGCGATTCGCGAAACGCGTGCTCTAGCGTAG
- a CDS encoding suppressor of fused domain protein codes for MKDSVILREQPNLFETKVAILEADGDNDSIYLYVFPPQTPNQMHALWVANCSDRDAAQVEEQMRAALPPRLPHADINEVALIADLEPDNWDVRWSLDQQSVAVWHLDRIVAIMPSWGPANRFPGFAIGCKGETPVAWPLTDENVLLKRFTQEDEFLRQWGEDSWRTIQQGLLDSYKSLHTDPMRYFAADQGKWPPLAITLSSKEGRSFMATAGMAILPMPGAEADDSDTRSRRIELGILCDSSEADENACRALSGLARYPWRYATHFDHGHTIPTEAFADVAPQFTHFATAETASFLPPIQLPQIAGEQPRFLFLIPITAAEQKMAENRGTQRLLELLEASPAPLSLQRDPVA; via the coding sequence ATGAAAGACTCTGTAATCCTTCGCGAACAGCCGAACTTGTTCGAAACGAAAGTCGCCATCCTGGAAGCGGACGGCGACAACGACAGCATCTATCTCTACGTCTTTCCGCCGCAGACGCCGAATCAGATGCATGCGCTCTGGGTCGCCAACTGCAGCGATCGCGATGCGGCTCAGGTCGAAGAGCAAATGCGGGCGGCGCTTCCTCCTCGTTTGCCCCACGCCGACATCAACGAGGTGGCGCTGATCGCCGACTTGGAGCCTGACAACTGGGACGTCCGCTGGAGTCTCGATCAGCAAAGCGTCGCCGTTTGGCATCTTGATAGGATCGTGGCGATCATGCCTTCGTGGGGCCCGGCCAATCGTTTTCCGGGTTTTGCGATCGGTTGCAAAGGGGAAACGCCGGTCGCTTGGCCGTTGACCGACGAGAATGTGTTGCTGAAGCGTTTCACTCAGGAAGACGAATTCTTGCGTCAATGGGGCGAAGACTCGTGGCGCACGATCCAGCAAGGATTGCTCGACAGCTACAAGTCGCTCCACACCGACCCGATGCGTTACTTCGCCGCCGACCAAGGAAAGTGGCCCCCGCTGGCGATCACCCTGTCTAGTAAAGAAGGTCGCAGCTTCATGGCGACCGCCGGCATGGCGATTTTGCCGATGCCTGGCGCCGAAGCGGATGACAGCGATACGCGTTCGCGCCGAATTGAGCTGGGGATCCTCTGCGACTCGTCGGAGGCCGATGAGAACGCCTGCCGCGCCCTCTCCGGCTTGGCTCGTTATCCGTGGCGCTATGCGACTCATTTCGATCACGGGCACACGATTCCGACCGAAGCGTTCGCCGACGTCGCCCCACAGTTCACCCACTTTGCGACCGCCGAAACGGCCAGCTTTCTGCCGCCGATTCAGTTGCCGCAAATCGCCGGCGAACAGCCCCGCTTTCTTTTTCTGATCCCGATCACGGCCGCTGAGCAAAAGATGGCCGAGAACCGCGGCACGCAGCGTCTGCTGGAACTGCTCGAGGCCTCCCCTGCCCCGCTCTCCTTGCAGCGCGACCCGGTCGCGTAA
- a CDS encoding adenine phosphoribosyltransferase, giving the protein MNQIQLENFIRDIPNFPKPGILFKDITPLLADPTAFGAVIDKMAAHYEGKKIDVIVAAEARGFIFAAPLALKLGVGFVPVRKPGKLPFDTHSFEYELEYGTDTLEIHIDGVSKGQSVLLVDDLLATGGTIKACANLVEKIGATVAGCCFLIELEFLEGAAKVAPHECFSLIKY; this is encoded by the coding sequence ATGAATCAAATCCAACTCGAAAATTTCATCCGCGACATTCCCAACTTTCCCAAGCCGGGGATCCTGTTCAAGGACATCACTCCCCTGCTCGCCGATCCGACGGCGTTTGGCGCAGTCATCGATAAGATGGCGGCCCACTACGAAGGGAAGAAGATCGACGTGATCGTCGCGGCGGAAGCCCGCGGTTTCATCTTCGCGGCGCCGCTGGCGCTGAAGCTAGGAGTCGGCTTCGTTCCGGTTCGCAAGCCGGGCAAGCTGCCGTTCGACACGCACTCGTTTGAGTACGAACTGGAGTACGGCACGGACACCCTTGAGATTCATATCGACGGCGTATCCAAAGGTCAGAGCGTTCTGCTGGTCGACGACTTGCTCGCAACCGGCGGCACGATCAAGGCCTGTGCGAACCTGGTCGAGAAGATCGGCGCTACGGTCGCCGGTTGCTGTTTCCTGATTGAGCTGGAGTTCCTGGAAGGCGCCGCCAAAGTTGCGCCGCACGAATGCTTCAGCCTGATCAAGTACTAA
- a CDS encoding sigma-70 family RNA polymerase sigma factor, translating into MATNTKREIKEETVQSPLETYLREINETALLSAKDEKELARMIGEGDVNARDRMVRANLRLVVNIARGYTGKGLGLQDLIEEGNLGLLRAVEGFDPAMGTRFSTYASYWIKQSIKRALINCAKTIRIPAYMVELLSKWRRATNRLTEELGRTPTPEEIARVLGLPKKKLPIIKKAIKIYNSTPQTDQADSGWSLGEMVMDDRLKNPEEEMVEHDDLKNVMQMLKTMDGREATVLRMRFGLEGMEPHTLKEIGEKLGLTRERVRQIETEALGKLAEGLQDPRERELEGPFRRRLVRR; encoded by the coding sequence ATGGCGACGAATACGAAACGAGAGATCAAGGAAGAAACGGTCCAGAGCCCGCTGGAGACGTACCTGCGCGAGATCAACGAAACCGCTCTCCTCTCGGCCAAAGACGAGAAAGAGCTGGCCCGCATGATCGGCGAAGGGGACGTCAACGCGCGGGACCGCATGGTTCGGGCGAATCTGCGCTTGGTGGTCAACATCGCACGTGGATACACCGGCAAAGGACTCGGCCTGCAGGACTTGATCGAAGAAGGCAATCTCGGCTTGTTGCGAGCGGTCGAAGGCTTCGACCCTGCGATGGGAACGCGATTCAGCACCTACGCCAGCTACTGGATCAAACAGTCGATCAAACGCGCCTTGATCAACTGTGCGAAAACGATCCGCATTCCGGCCTACATGGTCGAGTTGCTTTCGAAGTGGCGTCGCGCGACCAATCGCTTGACCGAAGAGCTCGGCCGCACGCCGACACCGGAAGAGATCGCTCGCGTCCTCGGCCTGCCGAAGAAGAAGCTGCCGATCATCAAGAAGGCGATCAAAATCTACAACTCGACCCCGCAAACCGATCAGGCCGACAGCGGCTGGTCGCTGGGTGAGATGGTGATGGACGACCGTCTGAAGAACCCGGAAGAAGAGATGGTCGAACATGACGATCTGAAGAACGTCATGCAGATGCTGAAGACGATGGACGGCCGCGAGGCGACCGTGCTGCGGATGCGTTTCGGCCTGGAGGGAATGGAGCCGCACACGCTGAAGGAAATCGGCGAGAAGCTCGGCCTGACCCGCGAACGAGTCCGCCAGATCGAGACCGAGGCGCTCGGCAAACTGGCCGAAGGTCTCCAGGATCCTCGCGAACGTGAACTGGAAGGCCCGTTCCGGCGCCGCCTGGTTCGCCGCTAG